A part of Longimicrobiaceae bacterium genomic DNA contains:
- a CDS encoding NAD(P)H-binding protein, which yields MRVLVAGACGHLGREAVRQLARRGHRVRAMSCAAERLPGLRGAAAETVFADLDDSASLRRAGEGVDAVLSCAGEAGRLPCSPSLTKR from the coding sequence ATGCGCGTGCTGGTGGCGGGTGCGTGCGGGCACCTGGGCCGCGAGGCCGTGCGCCAGCTGGCGCGCCGGGGCCACCGCGTCCGCGCGATGAGCTGCGCCGCCGAACGCCTGCCCGGCCTACGCGGAGCCGCGGCGGAGACCGTCTTCGCCGATCTGGACGATTCGGCGTCGCTGCGGCGGGCGGGCGAGGGAGTGGATGCGGTGCTGTCGTGCGCGGGCGAGGCGGGGAGGCTTCCGTGTTCCCCCAGCTTAACCAAACGCTAA